Below is a genomic region from Rhodococcus sp. WMMA185.
CGGGACACTCTGTCCCGCGCCGGAGCCAGGGTCGCGTCCACCACCGTCTTGGTGCCCGTCTCGGTCGCGGTTGCTCAGAGTGCAGCGGTCTCCGGCGGCCGATGGGTGGTGCTCGAATGCCGGGCCGTGGGGGCGACTGCCAGCTACGTGGTCGGCGAGGCCGGCGAGTACCGGGTCCAACACTGTGAGCACGACTCGGCTCTGTGCGTCGAGGAGGCGCCCGTCGAACAGACCCGAGAGATCGTGAAACTGGCCAAGCGTGCCTGCGGCGATCGGCCGGTGGATGGAGTCCTCGTGACGGGCATCCGCGATCCTTCCAGTTGGGAATCGATGCGCGATGCCGCGCTCGCCGGGTTCGCCTCGAATGTTCAGGTCCGCTGCATTCCCGAGGACGCGGTCGCCCGCGTACTCGAAGCGGGTATGCGAGACGAACTGGCGCGATCGCCGATCATGGTTGTGCCGCAATCGAACTGGCTCGGTCCTGCATTGCGGCGATCCGGCCGCGACCGCCGAAGGTACCCGAGGTCGGCCTTTGCTGCCGTGGTCGCGGTGGTGGCCGTTGTCCTCGGGGCGGTACTCGCGTTCGCTTTCGTGCAGACGGATCGGACGGGTGATTCCGTTCGGGCCGCGGACTCGCGTGCCGCATCGGAAGCACCGACGCCACCCACGACCGGAGCGCCGTCCGCCGCCACCGCTCCGGACGCGGGAAGGGGGGATCTCCATTTGGACGGTGTTCGCGTGACGCTGCCGGACGGATGGTCGGAGCGGAAATCATCGTCGGAGGCATCCTCAGGTATGCGGGCTGAGTTGATTCCCAACGGCGGAGCGGACAGGCGAATCATCGTTACGCAGAATGTGGTTCAGCGCGGTACCGGCTACGACGAAGTCGCGGCGGCGTTGTCGGAGAAGATCGCGCAGCGTGGCAGTCCCGGTCTGTTCGGCGATGTGGAACGGGACGTCGTCTTCGGAGGCCGGCCTGGAATCTCGTACGGCGAATTTCCGGACGCGAGTTCATCGGTGTCGTGGCACGTGCTCGTCGAACGCGGTCGACAGGTGAGCGTCGGTTGTCAGTTCCTGACCGGGGACTGGGAGTCGATCTCACGCGAATGCGAGGGGGTCGTGCGGTCGCTGATCATCGCTGAGTGATCGACGATGTTCTCTTCGCGAGGAAATCTTCCACAGTGGTGGAACCGATTGGGCGGCTGATGCGTCCAATCTTGTGTAGCGGTGGATCGGGCAGTCCAGTGGGGGCCGCCGCACCGAGAGACAGAAGGAGTCACAATGGCGGGAGTTGTTACCGATGTTGCCCAGATGCAGGCGGCGGCCGGTCACGTCGAGGACGTGAACGCTCAGCTGCAGGCAACCATCAACGGTCTGAAGGACCGCTGCGAAGCCTCGCGCGAGTCGTGGGAGGGATCCGCGCAGGCGGCATTTGCGCAACTCATGGTCCGGTACGGCGACGCGTCGCGCCGCCTGCAGCAGGCGCTCGACGAGACGGCGACGAAGATTCGTGAGAACGGCAAGGGGTACGACGCCGCCGAGCAGGCCAACATGGAAGCAATCCACGCGGCTGGCGCCTCGGGATCGCTCGACCTCTGACGACGCTCGCCTTCGCAACAATCCGCACACAAACAGGAGCAGGTAATGAAGTATTCGTTCGAGCAGTTGCAGCAACTGGCCAACGATATCCGGCAGAACGAGGCGAAGCTTCGTGAGACTCACGACGAGCTGCAGGGGTACGTCCGCGGACTCGTCGAGACCTGGGAGAGCGGTGCCCGCGAGAACTACCAGGCGGTCCAGGCGCGGTGGGACAGCTCCCACAACGACCTTCTGCAGGTTCTGAACACGATCGCGAAGGTCGTCGAAGACGGCTCCATCGACATGAAGAGTGCAGAAGACCGGAACGCCACTGCGTGGCTCTGATTGTCTCGAACCACCTCGAGTGCCCCGGCGGAGCAACCCGCCGGGGCACTCGTGTCTTACCGGAAGTGACGGCCCGATCAGCTTGTAGGCGATATCAGTCTGCTCAGGGCGATGCTGCTCTTGGTCTGGAGCACCGCTGGCTCGGACCGTAGATTCTCGAGTGTCCTTTCCAGATGAGCGGTGTCGGTGGTGCGTACGCGGAGCAGGGCGTTGGCGTCGCCGGTGACGGTGTACGCCTCGAGGACCTCGGGGTGCCGGGAAACGATCCGCGCGATCTCCGCCGCGGAGGTACGTCCGCTGCAGTGCAACTCTACGAACGCCTCGACATCGTGGCCGAGCGCGCGGGCGTCGAGCGCCGCATGGAATCCGGTGATCACTCCGGAGGCGACCAACCGATCCACACGGCGCTTCACAGCGGGAGCGGATAGCCCTACCTCTGCACCGATTGCCGCGAAACTGGACCGTGCGTTGCGCTCCAGGTGCGCAACGATCAACCGATCCTGGCTGTCCAAACGCAACGAACCACTCATATGAGACAATACTAACGCATTGTTCAGGTCTTCCGAGGAGTGGATACTGGTCTCAATGACGTCGATCGAGGGGAGCGGAAATGGCGCCCACTGCTATCGAGTCAGAACACGCGCACGAAGGGCGTGCTCAGGAGCCGGACGTCGGCGCGCGCGAGGTCCGGCACGCTCGTACGCGGAGCTACCTGATGTGCCCGCCCACGTATTTCGATGTCGTCTACGCCATCAACGAGTGGATGCACCCTGACGAACCGGTAGATCGCGATCGTGCGATGTCGCAGTGGTCCACCCTCGTGGATACCTACCGGCGACTCGGGCACGAAGTCCTGACGATCGATCCCGTTCAGGATCTGCCCGACATGGTGTTCGTCACCGACAGCGGACTTGTCGTCGATGGGGTGGCTCTCGGTGCCCGGTACCGATCCCCCGAACGGCGCGCCGAGGCGGAGTACGTGTTTCAGTGGTTTCGGCGTAACGGGCTGATCCGGCCGGCATTACCGCGATTCGTGAACGAGGGCGAGGGCGACTTTCTGGTGGTCGGTGACACGATTCTCGCCGGAACCGGCTTCCGGTCCGACCCGAGGTCGCACGCCGAGGCGTCGGCACACCTGGATCGCCCGGTGATCACCTTGGAACTGGTGAATCCTCGCTACTACCATCTCAATACGGCGCTCGGTGTGCTCGACGAGTCCACCATCGCCTACTTGCCCGCGGCGTTCTCCGCCGAGAGCCGCGCAATGCTCGAGCGTATGTACCCCGACGCGGTCATCGCCGCCGAGTCCGACACCGAGTGGCTCGGGCTCAATCTGGTCAGTGACGGCGCCAATGTGGTGCTGCCGGTGCAGGCTACGCACCTTGCGCAGCAGTTGTCCGCTCGCGGATACGAACCCGTGCAATTGGACTATTCGGAGTTCCTCAAATCGGGGGGCGGAATCAAATGCTGCACATTGGAACTGCGCGGATTCCGCGAGCTCCGCGACCGCGGGCCCACGACGAAGGAAAGCAAGGGGACACAGGAAAGCGAGGGTGAGAAGCAATGAAGGACGGTCTCGCTTCTGTGTCGGATGCCACGCGGGTGGAGTTGAACAGGGCTGATGAACACAGCGCGCACAACTACGCCCCATTACCCGTCGTGATCGAGTCTGGCGCTGGATCGTGGGTGAAGGGAATCGACGGTGTCGATTACCTGGATGTTCTCGCCGGATACTCCGCACTCAATTTCGGCCACGCGCATCCGAGCCTTCTGCGGGTGGCGCGGGAACAACTCGGCCGGCTGACTCTGACGAGTCGCGCATTCCAGCACGATCGGTTCGCGTCCTTCTGCGAAGACTTGGGCCGACTGTGCCGCAAGGAGGCCGTTCTACCGATGAACACCGGCGCGGAGGCCGTCGAGACCGCGCTGAAACTTGCCCGCAAGTGGGGCTACGAGGTCAAGAAGGTTCCGGCGGACCGGGCCGAGGTGATCACGTGCACCGGGAACTTCCACGGTCGCACCATCGCCCTCGTGGGATTCTCGTCCGATCCCGATGCGTACACCGGATTCGGGCCGTACCCGCCCGGATTCCGGTCCGTCCGATACGGCGACGCCGAGGCGCTCGAGTCCGCGATCACGGACGACACCGTGGCGGTGCTCTTCGAACCTATCCAGGGTGAGGCGGGTGTTCTGGTGCCGCCCGATGGCTACCTGGCGGCGGTGCGCGACATCTGCACCCGACACGGCATCTTGATGATCGCGGACGAGATCCAGAGTGGTCTCGGGCGGACGGGCGATACCTTCGCGTGTGATCACGAGGATGTGACGCCGGATGTCTACGTCCTGGGCAAGGCGCTCGGAGGTGGCCTGATGCCGGTCTCGGCAGTAGTGGCCGACTGGTCGGTGATGAAAGTGATCCGTCCGGGGCAGCATGGGAGCACGTTCGGCGGCAACCCGCTCGCCTGCGCGGTGGGTAGCGAAGTGGTGAGGATGCTCGAGACCGGTGAGTATCAGCAGCGAAGCCGTGAGCTCGGTGACTATCTGCACGGCATGTTGTCTCAACTGCCTGTCGATCATGTATCTGAGGTGCGAGGACGCGGGTTGTGGGCGGGTGTGCAACTCGCTGACGGAATGCCGTCCGCGCGGGTGGTCTGTGAACGACTCCTCGCGCGAAGGGTTCTCGCGAAGGATGCTCACGAAGGAACGATCCGCATAGCGCCGCCGCTGGTGATCGAACGTGACGAGCTGACGTGGGCGGTCGAGCAGTTGGCCGGTGCGCTTGCAGGCTGATTTTGACCCCGTGGTCGCACGACCGGTATCGTTCACGGTTGGCGTGCCGTGCGTCGCCGCGTCCTCGTGACGCGGTGACTGGCGGTTCTCGGGTCTCAACTGGCCGCCGGGAATCGCTTCGACGATGCGCAATGGCCAGCAGCGGATTGAACAAGACGAGGAAGTTCTGTGTCTACGTACACCCCGAAGGCCGGAGATGTGACCCGCACGTGGCACGTCATCGACGCCACTGACGTGGTGCTCGGCCGCCTTGCCGTCCAGGCAGCCAACTTGCTGCGCGGCAAGCACAAGCCCACCTATGCACCGCACATCGATGGCGGCGACTTCGTCGTCATCATCAACGCCGAGAAGGTTGCCATCAGCGGCAACAAGCGCGAAGGCAAGTTCCTCTACCACCACTCCGGACACCCCGGTGGTCTGAAGTCCCGCTCGGTCGGTGAGGTTCTCGACAAGAACCCCGATCGCCTCGTGGAGAAGGCCATTGTCGGCATGCTCCCCAAGAACAAGCTGGGCCGCGCCATGAGCAGCAAGCTGAAGGTCTACGCGGGCCCGAACCACCCCCACGCCGCGCAGCAGCCGGTGCCATTCGAGATCAAGCAGGTGGCCCAGTGACGGCGCCGGAGGAGCAGAACGTGTCCAACCCCGAAGAGATCACCGAGACCGTCGAGGTCGCGGTGGACGAGTACGTGTCCGCCGAGGACGTCGAGGTTGCGGCTGCCCCGCAAGCCCCGATCGTGATCGATCGCCCCATCCAGACCGTCGGTCGTCGCAAGGAGGCGGTCGTTCGCGTCCGTCTGATTCCCGGTTCCGGAGATTTCAAGCTCAATGGCCGGACCCTCGAGGACTACTTCCCGAACAAGGTGCACCAGCAGCTGATCAAGGCTCCGCTGGTCACGGTCGATCGCGTCGAGTCCTTCGACATCATCGCCCTGCTGCAAGGTGGTGGACCGTCCGGACAGGCCGGCGCCCTGCGTCTCGCCATCGCCCGCGCCCTCATCGAGGTCACGCCGGAGGACCGCCCCGCCCTCAAGACCGCAGGGTTCCTCACGCGCGACGCCCGCGCCGTCGAGCGTAAGAAGTACGGCCTGAAGAAGGCCCGCAAGGCATCTCAGTACTCGAAGCGCTGATGTGCCGGCCGAGGTCGCCCCACGGGGTTGGCCTCGGCACCTGCTTCCAGAGAGCAGGCGTCCATCGTTACCGGACGCCTGCTCTCGTGCTTTATCCGAGATGTAGTGGTTTCCAAGATGCGAGGGGTCTGGTCTATGGGTCGGTTGTTCGGGACGGACGGGGTTCGCGGTCTGGCGAATACCGAGCTGACCGCCGAGTTGGCATTGCAGATTTCTTCGGCCGCCGCGACGGTCCTGGCACCGGGGTCACGGCGCCGGACAGCCGTGGTCGGCCGTGATCCCCGGGCCAGCGGTGAGATGCTCGAGGCCGCGGTCATCGCGGGGTTGACATCAGCCGGGGTGGACGTGCTGAACGTCGGAGTTCTGCCGACGCCTGCCGTGGCCTTCCTGACTGCCGAATTGGGCGGCGCCCTCGGCGTGATGATCTCCGCCTCTCACAATCCGATGCCGGACAACGGAATCAAGATTTTCGCGGAGGGAGGACACAAACTCGACGACGAAGTAGAGGACCGGATCGAGGCGGTCGTCGCGGGGACCGCGACGCGACGAGCACCAACGGGTGCGGGCATCGGCCGGGTTCGAGCGGTACCGAACGCTGCCGACAGGTACCTGCGGCACCTGGCAGCAGCGCAGGGTAGCAGCCTCGAGGGCCTGACCGTGGTGGTGGACTGCGCGCACGGCGCCGCCTCAGCTGTGGCGCCTGCCGCCTACCGTGCGGCGGGAGCCGAAGTAATTGCGATCAATGCCGAGCCCAACGGACTCAACATCAATGACAACTGCGGGTCCACGCACATCGAGGGCCTGCGGAAGGCGGTCGTCGATCATGGCGCGGATCTCGGACTCGCGCACGACGGAGACGCCGATCGATGCCTCGCCGTCGATGCGAGCGGCTCCCTGATCGACGGCGACGCGATCATGACCGTGCTCGCTTTGGGAATGCGGGACGCCGGGGAGTTGGTCGACAACACCCTCGTCGCGACCGTCATGAGCAATCTCGGCCTCCACATTGCGATGCGTGAGGCCGGGATCTCACTGGTCACAACCGCCGTCGGCGACCGCTACGTTCTCGAAGGACTACGATCCGGTGGCTTCAGTCTGGGTGGGGAGCAGTCGGGCCACGTGGTGCTGCCCGCGTTCGGCACGACCGGCGACGGGGTCTTGACGGGGCTGCTGCTGATGGGACGGATGGCGCAGACCGGACAGCCGATCGCGGAACTCGCCTCGGCTATGAAGACGCTTCCCCAGGTCCTGGTGAACGTCAAGGTCGCCGACAAGAAGGCCGTCGCAGGATCCCCGGTCGTGCTCGAGGCGGTGGAAGCAGCCGAACGAAGCCTTGGTGAGAACGGCCGGGTACTGCTGCGCCCATCGGGCACTGAACAACTCGTACGCGTGATGGTCGAGGCTGCAGACCTCGACGTCGCGCGAAAGCTCGCCGACGACCTGGCGGGCACCGTCGCCTCCGTGTAAGCGGCCGCGAAGCACCGACCTGGGGCGCTGATCGAAGGGAACCGATCGGTGCGCTGTCGCGTCCAATGCAGTAGGTCGCCGAGGGAGGGTGGGGCAATGAGCGATGGACTCGAGGTCGATGGCGCGGCGGTGGTCGATGCCGGCGCGCGGATGACGCGATCCGCGGAGGTGCTGAGACAGCAGGCGAGCGAATTCGATCGTCTCGAGTTCGGCGGTGCGGCTGCGGGACGCGACTATGCCGCGAAGGGTGACGCGCTGAGCGGCGCACTCGGTGCCGTGAGAGTTGTCTTCGCGGAATGGGCTACCGAAACGGAGTCGGCCGGTCTCACGCTCGAGGAAGCCGCGGGACGGTACGAGCGAACGGATGAGAACTTCGCTGCGAACGTCGACGAGGTGCACCGATGAGCGACGATCCCAGGATATTGATCGACGATCCAGATCTCGGCCGCGAGTTCAAGGTGCAACTCGTGCGGGCGTGGGCGGCCGCCCGAATGGATGATCAGGCCTCGTGGCAGCCCTACCTGGACGAATATGCATCAGGTGAGCACGATCGGGCGCCGTTCGCCGATCAGCGCTTCATCAAGCTCCTCGAGGACGGAACGGATGCACAGAAGGCGAACGCGTCGCGGTTCGAGTTGGGGGAGCGGCTTCGGCAAGACTGCCTGAACGTGCCCGACGACATGCTCGATCTGGGAGCGCGCGGACTCGAATTCTTCGAGCTGTTCCTTCCCGCGGCGACCAATCTGGGGTACGAGAGCAACGAACTCACCGACTATTACGCCCGGTTCGATGCCGAGCGGGGGATGCGACTGCATTCACTTGGGCGGGATGTCGACACGCTCGATCGCGGTCTCGGCGCGGGGCGCACCGAACTTGCCGAGCACCAGGAATGCCTGACGGCGTTGCGGTCTGGATGGAGCGGGAGCGCCGCTGCTGCGGCGGCGGAGACGGTGCAGCGACGGAATGCGGAGGCCGAAGCGGATCTCGGCCGGTTGGCAGGTCTGGTCGAGGTTCTGACAGAGGCCAATCTCACGTTGAGCGCTGCGGTGACGACCAAGGCGTACAAGGTGGTGTCACTGCATCAGCCCACCGTGGGTGGTTGCAGCGCCGACCAAATCGATGTCCTTGCCGGCATCTGTGTAGCCGTCCGCGATAGTGACTACTCCCTCGCTGACAACCTCGTCACCGGCGCGTCGTACTGGTTCCCCGGGCTTGCGGGCGACGAGTTCCGCCATTTCGACGGCATCGACGGTGGCGGTAGCTCTCTCTGTCTGCTCGACCGCGACGATGTCGTGCACCGGGCGGCCAGAATCGTCGAGGACTGGTTCGACGGGAACTTCCGGCATGTGTACGAGGAGAAGCAACAGGAATTTGCGGCAGCGTGCGCGGAATGTGCTGAAGCAGTGCACGCGGCCTACGACAGCGCGATCGCGGAGGCACGAACTGTCGAGGCGCAAAGGGGAATCCGGCCCGCAGCCGCCGCTGACCAGGGAGCGTCGACCGACTGCGACGCGGTGCCGAACGCTGGGGCAGCAGCTACGTCTCCGCCTCACTTGGTGGCACCGTCGGATCCGGGATGCGCGAATACTGGAACCGCACAGGTCGGGCAGCCCGGTAGCGGCGGAGGTTCTGCCGCTGCCCCGACCGCGCCGGCCGCGTCTGCGTCCGCTGCACCGGGGCCGGTCGCGTCGCCTGGCCCCAGCGTCGCCCCAGCGCCGGGTGGTATCCCCGGTTGGGGCGGTGCCCCGGGTCTCGGCGTGTTCCCCGGTATCGGGACTGCACCCGCCTCCGGTGAATCAGATGTGGGACAGGGACTTGCAGCAGGCCTGGGCGAACTCGGTTCGATCATCCGCCCGTTGATCGACGATGTCGTGTCGGGACTTGTCGGCAAGCACGATGAGGACCACCGTGACGAATTCGGCGATTCCCGCGCAGAAGAGGTCGATGACCGCACCGCTGGAACAACGCACGAGAAGACCCTCGAGCTGATCCTCGGCGGAAAATCGTGGACGCTCTCGATCGACGAGGACGATCAGGGCATCCACCTCGAGATGACTGACGCGCAGGGCGGAACGTCTAGGTTCGCCGTCGAGGTCGGACCCGACGGACTGCCTAGGATCGTGGCGGAAAACGGTGTGGGTGAGGATCCCTCCGAGTCTGCGCCGGGCGTTGCGGTTGATTCGCAGAATCACCGACCCGGAGGGGGCGAAGGCGACGGGCCGATTGCGGAGACCGCGCTCGAATCGTCTCCCGTGGTTTGTGAACCGCAACCGGAGGAGGCGCCGCAACCGCCGATCGTGACGTTGCACGAGTCGGCCCCCGACCAGGCTTCGGAGCCTGCGCCGCTATTGGAATCATTGCCGGCCCCCGGATCTGAGAACGGCCCGGACGCCGGCGACAGCGGTGCCCAACTGGCCGAGGCGGGCCCCCTGTGAGTGACCGTGCCGCACAGTTGCGCGCGTACCGCGCGCAGATGAGAGCCGACCTGGAGGTGTTTCGGCAGAAGATCGCCGAACGCCGGGAAAGAGACGACGCGGCGGCGGAATTCCGTCTCTCCGGTTGCGGTGTACCGGAATCCGTGGCCGGACCGATGTCGACGCCTGCGGCATCGAGTGGCGAATTGGTCGAGGACGACGAGTTCTACCACCCGCGTAGTTGGCTGGTGTGAGTGGAGGCCCTGCGCGGCCAGGGCGAATTATCTGGGTGAATGGGCAGGATCGTCGACGAGATTGCCCCGAGCAACGCCCACGGGGTCTGTCGTCCGGCGCGTCTAGTGATCGCGTGGCGCCCGTCGGGTCTGCGGACCCCAATTCAGCCGCGGGGACCGA
It encodes:
- a CDS encoding type VII secretion-associated protein; amino-acid sequence: MTSVVAIHLTESGMWCSGRGTRSATVPTVRAQSDGTVSVFAAVESDHAMTPLCFVDDEYIDVDGGVVAVSDALAAVLSFGIDDVGESLPIETAVLSHPTEWGSARRDTLSRAGARVASTTVLVPVSVAVAQSAAVSGGRWVVLECRAVGATASYVVGEAGEYRVQHCEHDSALCVEEAPVEQTREIVKLAKRACGDRPVDGVLVTGIRDPSSWESMRDAALAGFASNVQVRCIPEDAVARVLEAGMRDELARSPIMVVPQSNWLGPALRRSGRDRRRYPRSAFAAVVAVVAVVLGAVLAFAFVQTDRTGDSVRAADSRAASEAPTPPTTGAPSAATAPDAGRGDLHLDGVRVTLPDGWSERKSSSEASSGMRAELIPNGGADRRIIVTQNVVQRGTGYDEVAAALSEKIAQRGSPGLFGDVERDVVFGGRPGISYGEFPDASSSVSWHVLVERGRQVSVGCQFLTGDWESISRECEGVVRSLIIAE
- a CDS encoding WXG100 family type VII secretion target produces the protein MAGVVTDVAQMQAAAGHVEDVNAQLQATINGLKDRCEASRESWEGSAQAAFAQLMVRYGDASRRLQQALDETATKIRENGKGYDAAEQANMEAIHAAGASGSLDL
- a CDS encoding WXG100 family type VII secretion target, whose translation is MKYSFEQLQQLANDIRQNEAKLRETHDELQGYVRGLVETWESGARENYQAVQARWDSSHNDLLQVLNTIAKVVEDGSIDMKSAEDRNATAWL
- a CDS encoding Lrp/AsnC family transcriptional regulator — its product is MSGSLRLDSQDRLIVAHLERNARSSFAAIGAEVGLSAPAVKRRVDRLVASGVITGFHAALDARALGHDVEAFVELHCSGRTSAAEIARIVSRHPEVLEAYTVTGDANALLRVRTTDTAHLERTLENLRSEPAVLQTKSSIALSRLISPTS
- the ddaH gene encoding dimethylargininase, whose amino-acid sequence is MAPTAIESEHAHEGRAQEPDVGAREVRHARTRSYLMCPPTYFDVVYAINEWMHPDEPVDRDRAMSQWSTLVDTYRRLGHEVLTIDPVQDLPDMVFVTDSGLVVDGVALGARYRSPERRAEAEYVFQWFRRNGLIRPALPRFVNEGEGDFLVVGDTILAGTGFRSDPRSHAEASAHLDRPVITLELVNPRYYHLNTALGVLDESTIAYLPAAFSAESRAMLERMYPDAVIAAESDTEWLGLNLVSDGANVVLPVQATHLAQQLSARGYEPVQLDYSEFLKSGGGIKCCTLELRGFRELRDRGPTTKESKGTQESEGEKQ
- the rocD gene encoding ornithine--oxo-acid transaminase is translated as MKDGLASVSDATRVELNRADEHSAHNYAPLPVVIESGAGSWVKGIDGVDYLDVLAGYSALNFGHAHPSLLRVAREQLGRLTLTSRAFQHDRFASFCEDLGRLCRKEAVLPMNTGAEAVETALKLARKWGYEVKKVPADRAEVITCTGNFHGRTIALVGFSSDPDAYTGFGPYPPGFRSVRYGDAEALESAITDDTVAVLFEPIQGEAGVLVPPDGYLAAVRDICTRHGILMIADEIQSGLGRTGDTFACDHEDVTPDVYVLGKALGGGLMPVSAVVADWSVMKVIRPGQHGSTFGGNPLACAVGSEVVRMLETGEYQQRSRELGDYLHGMLSQLPVDHVSEVRGRGLWAGVQLADGMPSARVVCERLLARRVLAKDAHEGTIRIAPPLVIERDELTWAVEQLAGALAG
- the rplM gene encoding 50S ribosomal protein L13; the encoded protein is MSTYTPKAGDVTRTWHVIDATDVVLGRLAVQAANLLRGKHKPTYAPHIDGGDFVVIINAEKVAISGNKREGKFLYHHSGHPGGLKSRSVGEVLDKNPDRLVEKAIVGMLPKNKLGRAMSSKLKVYAGPNHPHAAQQPVPFEIKQVAQ
- the rpsI gene encoding 30S ribosomal protein S9, whose product is MTAPEEQNVSNPEEITETVEVAVDEYVSAEDVEVAAAPQAPIVIDRPIQTVGRRKEAVVRVRLIPGSGDFKLNGRTLEDYFPNKVHQQLIKAPLVTVDRVESFDIIALLQGGGPSGQAGALRLAIARALIEVTPEDRPALKTAGFLTRDARAVERKKYGLKKARKASQYSKR
- the glmM gene encoding phosphoglucosamine mutase, whose amino-acid sequence is MGRLFGTDGVRGLANTELTAELALQISSAAATVLAPGSRRRTAVVGRDPRASGEMLEAAVIAGLTSAGVDVLNVGVLPTPAVAFLTAELGGALGVMISASHNPMPDNGIKIFAEGGHKLDDEVEDRIEAVVAGTATRRAPTGAGIGRVRAVPNAADRYLRHLAAAQGSSLEGLTVVVDCAHGAASAVAPAAYRAAGAEVIAINAEPNGLNINDNCGSTHIEGLRKAVVDHGADLGLAHDGDADRCLAVDASGSLIDGDAIMTVLALGMRDAGELVDNTLVATVMSNLGLHIAMREAGISLVTTAVGDRYVLEGLRSGGFSLGGEQSGHVVLPAFGTTGDGVLTGLLLMGRMAQTGQPIAELASAMKTLPQVLVNVKVADKKAVAGSPVVLEAVEAAERSLGENGRVLLRPSGTEQLVRVMVEAADLDVARKLADDLAGTVASV
- a CDS encoding type VII secretion target; amino-acid sequence: MSDGLEVDGAAVVDAGARMTRSAEVLRQQASEFDRLEFGGAAAGRDYAAKGDALSGALGAVRVVFAEWATETESAGLTLEEAAGRYERTDENFAANVDEVHR